From a region of the Methanobacterium sp. genome:
- a CDS encoding PAS domain S-box protein: MRENITNVLIIEDNPGDVIIIREMLKDAVGIHFNLLNVGNLSDGLKILVKEDIDILLLDLNLPDSHGIDTFIKMNQNAPNMPIIILTGLTDEELAINAVAEGAQDYLVKGQIESQLLAKSIKYAIERKNIERKLRESEEKYRLIVEKAQSGVFLMNSNNKLTYVNQSIAKMLGYTVSEMLKKDISNFTDRRGEELINYYLNKTEKLTGQTYELKLLNKQGVFSHVLVSTNPLFKADGTYLGAISILIDISSRKSVERSLVNALKDKDENLFLIMGSMIEAMKPLIQNEYKEEEYFDKFA; the protein is encoded by the coding sequence ATGCGTGAAAATATAACAAATGTCCTGATTATCGAAGATAATCCAGGAGATGTTATTATAATCCGAGAGATGTTAAAAGACGCTGTTGGTATTCATTTTAATCTATTAAATGTTGGTAATCTAAGTGATGGGTTGAAAATTCTCGTTAAAGAGGATATAGATATCTTACTCCTCGATCTTAACCTCCCTGATAGTCATGGGATTGATACTTTCATTAAAATGAACCAAAATGCTCCCAACATGCCCATAATCATACTCACAGGTCTTACTGATGAAGAATTAGCTATCAACGCTGTTGCAGAAGGTGCCCAGGATTATCTTGTTAAGGGGCAGATTGAGAGTCAGTTATTGGCCAAATCCATTAAATATGCAATAGAACGCAAAAACATAGAAAGAAAATTAAGAGAAAGTGAAGAGAAATATAGGTTAATAGTAGAAAAAGCCCAATCAGGCGTTTTTTTAATGAACTCAAATAATAAATTAACCTACGTTAACCAATCTATAGCTAAAATGTTAGGCTACACCGTGTCTGAAATGCTTAAAAAGGACATATCTAATTTTACAGACAGAAGGGGTGAAGAGCTAATAAATTATTATTTGAATAAAACTGAGAAATTGACGGGCCAAACTTATGAATTAAAATTGCTGAACAAACAAGGTGTATTTTCGCACGTTTTAGTATCCACGAATCCCCTATTTAAAGCAGATGGCACATATTTAGGTGCTATCTCAATTTTAATAGACATCAGCTCACGAAAAAGTGTAGAACGATCATTGGTTAACGCATTGAAAGATAAAGATGAAAATTTATTTTTGATCATGGGAAGTATGATAGAAGCTATGAAGCCTTTAATCCAAAACGAATACAAAGAAGAGGAATATTTTGATAAATTTGCCTGA
- a CDS encoding cupredoxin family copper-binding protein, producing MLENKYLFLAILGIMGVVAVSGCTSQTTTSANTVTIQNMAFNPATLNVQVGTTVTWTNKDSATHRVVSDTGLFNSGDLTTGMSYNYTFNQTGSFSYHCSIHPSMTGTVVVSTNDPSNSNTSTNTNSGGSGPKY from the coding sequence TTGTTGGAAAATAAATATTTATTTTTGGCTATTTTAGGGATTATGGGCGTGGTTGCAGTTTCTGGGTGTACTTCACAGACCACCACCAGTGCAAATACTGTTACCATACAAAATATGGCTTTCAATCCAGCTACACTTAATGTTCAAGTTGGTACAACTGTTACCTGGACAAACAAAGATTCTGCAACTCATCGTGTAGTGAGTGATACAGGATTATTTAATAGTGGCGATTTAACTACTGGGATGAGTTATAACTACACTTTCAATCAAACTGGATCCTTTTCATATCACTGCTCAATACATCCATCCATGACTGGAACCGTTGTAGTTTCAACTAATGATCCATCAAACAGCAACACTTCAACAAATACTAATTCCGGCGGATCTGGACCAAAATATTAA
- a CDS encoding response regulator encodes MRPDSANPIEILLIEDNLGDIRLIEEVFKDAKIDNKMQVALDGEKAMKMLRREGEYSQASRPDIVLLDLNLPRKDGREVLKEIKEDKSLKCIPVIILTTSTAEEDIIETYKHNANCYITKPFDFDHFIKVISNIEDFWLNIVKLPPR; translated from the coding sequence ATGCGGCCGGACTCGGCAAACCCTATTGAAATATTATTAATAGAAGACAATCTTGGCGACATTCGTTTAATTGAAGAAGTTTTCAAAGATGCTAAGATCGATAACAAGATGCAGGTGGCACTAGACGGCGAAAAAGCCATGAAAATGCTTCGAAGGGAAGGCGAATATTCTCAGGCCTCTCGTCCAGATATAGTACTACTAGATTTAAATTTGCCTAGAAAGGATGGAAGAGAAGTTTTAAAAGAAATTAAAGAAGATAAAAGCCTTAAATGCATTCCAGTAATAATTTTAACCACATCTACAGCTGAAGAAGATATTATTGAGACTTATAAACATAATGCTAATTGTTATATTACTAAACCATTTGATTTTGACCATTTCATTAAAGTAATTAGTAATATTGAAGACTTTTGGCTCAATATTGTAAAACTACCTCCACGGTGA